The Alphaproteobacteria bacterium genomic interval AGGACGAACGTAAGCGCCAGAGCGAATTGTATGTAGCTGGACATGTCCATGCGGGTCGCTTGCGTTATTTGTTGTCTTTGTCGTCGGGTTCCGCGCCGGGCGCGTTGCCGTAAGCGCCCGCGGCGCGGCTGCGTTCGAACGTATCCTGCGCGCGGCGCAGCTGGTTTTCAAGCTGTTCAAGTTCGACCAACATAGAGGAAAGGCCGGGCAGCAGGCCTTGCTTGGTCGCATCGTCACTGCCCATCAACCGTTCGCAAAAGCTGTTGATGCGCTCGTCCAGACCCGATAGATCTACCTGCTGGCCTTGCCGGAGCAAATCGCGGGTTTCACGGAACGCATCGGAAAGCGTGCTTAGCTCTTCCTCAAACTCCTCGCGGGTGGCCTTGGCCGGTTCTGTCATGGATCGTTCCTGCCGGGTGAATCGCTATCCGGAGTTTGCTCCAGCGGGCGCACGTTGTCACGTGCGGCCATCGCCGCGTTGGCTTCGTAAACCCTGGTGAGAATTTCGGCGACCGCGACGATGGCCTCGCTCGGGATGTCGCTGTCGATATCAAGCGTGGCGAGGATTTCGGCAAGATCGGCATCTTCGCGCACCTTCACGCCGTGCTCGAAAGCGAGCTCGAGGATCTGTTCGGCCAGCAAACCGCGGCCGCTGGCGGCAATTTTGGGCAACGATTCGGCGCTGCCGCTTTGCTTGATGGCGACCGCAACTTGTTGCGGGGCGGGCTTTGCCTTGGGATTTTCCGGGTTATTGGCCATCTGCAAACTCTTGATGAATCACATTTATTTAAAATTTTAGACGTTTTTACGCTTTCTTAAAACCGGAAAGCGGAAAATGGGTCTGTGGGAAGAAAACCGCCTGTAAAAGCAGGGGGTTGATATTTAGGGGAACGGGTAATGGATGCAGAAAAAGGCATTGTAGGCCTTATGGCCAACCGGATGACCTGGCTGAACGAGCGGCAGCGGGTGCTGGCCGAAAACGTGTCCAACGCCGATACGCCCAATTACAAGGCGCGCGACCTTGTGGAGCCCGATTTCAAGACCACCTTGCAGCAAGTTATGGTGGCGCCGAAGCTGACCAACGCCAGACATATCCAGACCCGGGCCGAACTGGCGCCGGGCATTGTCGAGAAGGTTGTTGGCTCTACGGAGACCAGCCTTTCGGGCAATGCGGTCGATCTTGAAACGGAAATGACCAAGATTTCATCCACGGCCGTGGAATATCAGGCCATGACGGGCCTTTTGAAAAAGTGGCACGGGATGTTCCGTCTTGCCATGGGCAAGCAGCAGTAGGAAGGATGAAGCAGCATGAGCGGCGATCTTGATACGGTAATGGGCATTGCGGCTTCCGGTCTGCAAACACAGGGCCAGCGCATGCGCGTCATCGCCCAGAACATGGCCAACGCGAACACAACGGCGGACGCGCCGGGCGCAGACCCATACCGCCGCCAGGTCGTGACCTTCCGCCAGGTGTTCGACAAGGAAATGAACGCCAACAAGGTTACGGTTTCCGGCGTCAAACCCGATATGAGCGATTTTACTCGCCGTTTCGACCCCAGCCACCCGGCCGCCGACAAAGATGGCTATGTGTTGCTGCCGAACGTGAAGCCGCTGGTAGAAGTCATGGATATGCGCGACGCGCAACGTTCCTATGAAGCGAACCTGAACGTGATCGAAGCTTCGCGCGGCATGATGCTGCGCACGATCGATCTGCTGAGAAACTAAGGGGGATAGACCATGGTCATGAACGTATCTGACGCGCTGAGCGCTTACCGCCAGGTCAACGGCATTTCCGGTATTGCCGGGGCCAAGCCGGCCGCCAGCAAGGAAAGCGGCGGTTTCGGAGAGCTGCTTGAGAAGCTTTCGAACGAAACGATAGACTCGCTGAAACAGGCGGAACAAACCACGGCCGCCGGTGCGGTCGGCAAGGCCAACCTGACAGACGTGGTGATGGCCGTGAATAAGGCGGAAATGACGCTTCAGACGGTCGTTTCGATCCGCGATCGCGTGGTTTCGGCCTATCAGGAAATCATCCGTATGGGCGTATAGCTGCGGGCCTGATAAAGGCCCTTCAAGCTATCGGGCGCGGCTTTTTGTGTTATATTGATTCGCTTTACCGACCCCGGATTTCTGGCGCCCGCACATGACCGAAACAGAAGTCATAGAAATTTGCCGTGACGCGATCATGGTGATGTTCAAGGTATCAGGCCCGATCCTGATGGCTTCGCTTATCATGGGCGTCGTCATCTCGCTGGTTCAGGCGATCACACACATTCAGGAAATGACGGTCACGTTCGTTCCGAAGATTGTCGTGA includes:
- the flgB gene encoding flagellar basal body rod protein FlgB translates to MDAEKGIVGLMANRMTWLNERQRVLAENVSNADTPNYKARDLVEPDFKTTLQQVMVAPKLTNARHIQTRAELAPGIVEKVVGSTETSLSGNAVDLETEMTKISSTAVEYQAMTGLLKKWHGMFRLAMGKQQ
- the fliE gene encoding flagellar hook-basal body complex protein FliE, translated to MVMNVSDALSAYRQVNGISGIAGAKPAASKESGGFGELLEKLSNETIDSLKQAEQTTAAGAVGKANLTDVVMAVNKAEMTLQTVVSIRDRVVSAYQEIIRMGV
- the flgC gene encoding flagellar basal body rod protein FlgC — encoded protein: MSGDLDTVMGIAASGLQTQGQRMRVIAQNMANANTTADAPGADPYRRQVVTFRQVFDKEMNANKVTVSGVKPDMSDFTRRFDPSHPAADKDGYVLLPNVKPLVEVMDMRDAQRSYEANLNVIEASRGMMLRTIDLLRN
- a CDS encoding flagellar protein FhlB, which gives rise to MANNPENPKAKPAPQQVAVAIKQSGSAESLPKIAASGRGLLAEQILELAFEHGVKVREDADLAEILATLDIDSDIPSEAIVAVAEILTRVYEANAAMAARDNVRPLEQTPDSDSPGRNDP
- a CDS encoding flagellar biosynthetic protein FliQ produces the protein MTETEVIEICRDAIMVMFKVSGPILMASLIMGVVISLVQAITHIQEMTVTFVPKIVVTFTLTIWLLPFMFSTLTSFTHMLTDKIVHGGGG